The genomic region TTATATTCGCCTCAAGGTAGCATATACATCTAATGTATTTGGAGCTAACAGGATATGTAAGATTTCTCGAACATATAGAATAGATTGCCAGCAAAATATACCAAAATTACCATCAAAAAGCGAAGTAGTTTGGGAGGCACGGGAAAAAACTCAAACCATGCACCAGGATGAAATTTCTACAAACTAACAACCTGATTCATCGCTTTATTTATCATCATAAAGTATTTGGAATTGATTGCAATCGGGCAACATTGAGGAGGAAAAAATGGAACTCAAATCTGTATCAATGGAAATTCCTGAAGGTAGTAATATTATCATCGGTCACAGTCACTTTATTAAAACTGTAGAAGACTTATACGAGATTATCGTCGGGATCTCTGCCCAAGCAAAATTTGGTATCGCTTTCTCTGAGGCTTCTGGTCCCTGTTTGATCCGCACTGCCGGAAATGACAAAGAACTACAAGATATAGCTACTAAGAACGCTCAGGCGATCGCGGCAGGACACAGTTTCGTGATTCTGATGAAACAAGCCTACCCGATTAACTTTCTCAATGCAATCAAACAATGCCAGGAAGTCTGCAATATCCATTGCGCGACAGCAAATCCAGTAGAAGTCATCCTAGCAGAAACTCAACAAGGACGAGGATTCTTGGGTGTTGTAGACGGATTTTCCCCCAAAGGTGTAGAAAATGCTGAGGACGTACAAGCACGACAAAAGTTTTTACGCCAAATTGGATATAAGCTTTGAAAAAGTCAAAAGTCAAAAGTTAGAAGTCAAAATTTATCTCTCACTCTTGCCTAACTCACCAACTACCAATGACCTTAGTAAGTTGTAAGTCAAAAGTGACTCACTACTCACAAATGACTCTCGATCGACGACTAATGACCAATAACCAATGACCAATGACCAATGACCAATGACCAATGACAATCCTTGAAGTGTCATAATACCGCTTTGGTAAAGGTAGGTAAATTAGGTTTAATACAAGGGATTAGTTTGCGCCTGCTAGTCTTTAGTAGCCGCTGCCAAATTATCGCTTCTGTGTCATACTTAACGGGGCAAAACAAGCGCGATGCAAAACTCTTATATGCATCATAATTTTAAGTTGCAAAAATTATGAAATAAGAACCCGAACGCATTGAAGGACGAGACGTGTAGGAGTATAAAAACCTACGCAATTGGCTAAACCAGCCACGAAATCTTAGAAGAATATTACAGTAGTAGAAATTCTCGGCACAGGAATAGTTAATATCTTTACAATACAGCTTTAAACCTGGCGTGCGGCGTACCTGGAGGAATGTTAAGTTGAGTTACTTCCAAGAAGCTAAAGCATATTTCATAGCAAGTCATCAGAACCCGATCAACATATTTTTACATCATTTAACAGTCTTGCTGGCGATATCGGCGGTTGTATTGCTGTTCTACGATTGGCGATGGACATTAGTTTGTCTGGTACTGACACAAGTATTCGCGATCGGCGGACACGCATTATTCGAGAAGAACAAACCGGCTTTTGTCAAGTACCGCAGTGGAATTATGATTCCCGTTTCAATTTCTTGGTCGTTCGAGAATTTATTTGGCTTGCGTCAACTTTGGAGCTACTTTCAAAGCAGAAATCGCAAGAATCTCGAAAAAACGCCAAGCTGAGAATTCAAAAGTCAAAAGTCAAAAGTCAGAAGTCAAAACCGAGGGGTCAGGAATCAGAAGTTGTGACTAACCATCACTACACCCTACACCCCACACCCCACACCCTCTTCACTACTCACTCACAACCATTTAGAGGAAAATACATGTATCAAGGTTTACCAGTTATTGATGCAGATGCCCACAAGCTTGAAAATCCCTTAGTTATGCGGGATTATCTAGAGCCAAAGTATCGCGATCGCGTGGGGATGGTAATCGATAGTCTGGGCGATCAGCGGGCGCGGGTAGTAGATTTTAACCCCGCTACAGGTAAAAACGATCTGACACGGATGTTTCCCCAGCCTCAAGGCATGGGAAAAGGTGGATTTCGTAACTTACACCCGACAACAACTTTGGGCGCAACATTCAACCGCCTGCGGATCGAAGATATGGATCGGGAAGGGGTAGACGTACACGTAATTTTCGGTACGTTCAACCTGACATTTTCTAGCATTTTAGATAAAGACTTAGCGATCGCCCTGTGTCGGGCTTATAACGACTATATTGCCGAAGATTGTCGTCCTTATAGCGATCGTCTCAAACCAATTGGTGTCATACCTCTACAAGATGTCGATGCGGCTGTCGCCGAAATGCGTCGCTGCGTCAACGAACTGGGAATGATTGGCGTTGCTGTCGCCCCAAATATGCCCATTCCTCATCCGAAAGCGCCCCAAGCTTTCCCCGATATCCGCAGTTGTAAGCCAATCAGCCACCCCGATTTCAGACCAATTCTACAAGCAGCAGTAGATTTAGATATTGCACTGGGAATTCACGGTGGTCCAGGTTCTTACATGATGGGCGGAATTTCTGACTACATGGAAACTTTTGTCCTGACTCACATCTTCGTCCAACGCAACCAACAGCAGCACGCTTTGGCGCGGATGGTATTTGACGGGGCATTTGAACAGTTTCCCACCTTGCGGGTTGGCTTTTTAGAAGGCGGTTGTGGCTGGCTACCGGATCTCGCCCATTCTTTCCACGAACATTGGGAAAAACGCATCCGCGATTTCGATCCCAAAAATCCTTATCGTCCTTCGATGATGGATGTCACGAAATTGATGCTGCAAGAACGCAAAGGACGCGATCGCGCTAACATCATCAACATGACCAAGAATCTCTTCGATCTGTTGTGGAATGCCGAACACGATCCTACCAAAATCGATGATGTGAGTCTTTACGAGCATTATGACCTGCGCCATCGCGACCCGATGGAATATTTTGAACGGGGACAAATCTTTACTTCCTTTGAATCCGACGACCCCGCACCCGCCTACTTACCCGTAGCAATGGGTGAGATTGGCAAGCACCTGGCTTGCTTCTCTGGAGACTACGGACACTGGGATGGTGTATTGGAAAACTGCGTCAAAGATGCCGCGGGAGTCACTGACTACGATCGCGAACATTTAGGGTTATTGCTAGGAGGTAATGCCTTAGACTTATATGGCGATCGCCTGCGTCGTTCTCTCCCCAGCTACTTGACAGAACAGACAGCCGCCAGCGTCACCTAACCGATCTCCCCTACCCCCTTAGAAAGGGAGAATTTAGGGGTGTCCGATCTCATATCATGTCCGTTAGAATAGCCAGATTATTGTAGGGGCGGGTTTTACCAGAGATCTCAATACACATATGAAGAACTCAATAAACCCGCCCTTACGGGATCTATTGGCAATTAACCGGACACTTACGTAATTTTTAGTATCACTGGGTTCAACAAAGTAACACAGGCTGCTAAAGTGATCTCAACTAGAACCTGCCTGTAAATAAAATAAAACTAATTATTTGCAGTTTTACAACAGAACAACTTAAAGGCAATCGGAACAATAATGCAACCATTTGATGTTGCAAGGGGTGGTGTTAAATGCGAGTTTTACTCCTATATCCTCTTTTTCCCAAATCATTTTGGTCTTTTGACAAAGCGATCGAACTAATTGGTCGTAAAGTAGCAATGCCCCCACTGGGGCTAATTACAGTTGCTGCAATTCTGCCCCAAGAGTGGGAATTTCGTCTAGTAGATCGCAGCGTAAGGTCTGAAACAAAAGCAGACTGGGAATGGGCAGATTTGGTCATCATCTCAGGGATGATCGTCCAGAAACCAGATATGCTGCATCTAATTAGAGAAGCAAAGCGACATGGAAAATTAGTCGCCGTTGGTGGTCCCTACGTCACCTCCGTACCGGAAGCAGCCAAGGCAGCTGGGGCAGACTTTTTAGTATTGGATGAGGGTGAAATTACCTTACCGATGCTAGTAGAAGCATTGGCAAGAGGGGAGACTTCTGGGACTATTCGCTCTAACGGTGAAAAGCCCGATGTCACGACAACACCGATTCCCAGGTACGATCTGCTAGATTTAAGTGCCTACGCTGATATGTCAGTGCAATTTTCGCGAGGCTGTCCCTTCCAGTGCGAATTCTGCGACATTATCGTGTTGTACGGACGTAAACCACGTACTAAATCTCCGCAACAATTATTGGCAGAATTGCAAACTCTGTACGATTTAGGCTGGCGGCGATCGATTTTTATGGTGGATGACAACTTCATCGGTAACAAACGCAACGTCAAGCTGTTGCTAAAAGAACTCGGTCCTTGGATGGCAGAAAAAGGATATCCTTTTAGCTTTTCTACTGAAGCATCGGTAGATTTAGCCCAAGATGAAGAACTTTTAGATTTGATGATTGCGGCTAACTTTAATGCAGTGTTTTTGGGAATTGAAACACCAGACACCGATAGCTTAGCACTGACACAAAAATTCCAAAATACTCGTAATTCCCTGATTGAATCAGTACAAAAAATCAATCAGGTAGGATTGAGAGTCATGGCTGGTTTTATTATGGGCTTTGATGGCGAAAAACCTGGAGCAGGCGATCGCATTATCGATTTTGTGGAAGCAACTGCAATTCCTCAAGCTTTATTCAGTATGCTGCAAGCTTTGCCAAATACAGCTTTATGGCATCGTCTCCAAAAAGAAGGGCGTTTGCTTGAAGGTAGGGGAGTAGCCAATATTCACCAAACAACCTTGATCAACTTCATTCCTACCCGTCCTGTAGAAGACATTGCCCACGAGTATGTTAGATGTTTCTGGGAACTGTACGAACCCAGTCGCTACTTAGCTAGAGTTTACCGCCACTTCCGGCTCATGAAACCGAAAACTCTGAAGAAAAAGCTTCGGATGCCAGGTTTGATTGAAATACGCGCCATATTAACTATCTGCTGGCGACAGGGAATTAAGCGAAATACGCGCTGGCAATTTTGGCGGCAATTATTTTCGATGTTGCGGCATAATCCTAGCGTGTTTGAATCATATATCATCAACTGCGCCCACCTAGAACACTTCGTTGATTATCGCCAAATCGTCCGCGATCAAATTGAGTCACAACTAGCAGAACTCGCAGCCTTAGAAGCTACCATGCAACCCCAAAAAGCAGCATAGAAAAGTCAAAAGTTAAAAGTAATTTTTCTACCCCTGCTCCCTGCTCCCTGCTCCCTGCTCCCTAATAACTGACAATCTACCTGTAGGCTAGAAGCAATTTTTGGTGAAATCCGCTACTGTGTGGCTAGTTTCATCAATTTTGGCTAAAAAGCGTCATGGTTCCCATTCGCGATAACGTCCCGACGAAGATCGTTCCCTACGTCACTTATGGACTGGTTGCAGCTAATATTCTCGCCTTTATTTACGAGGCAGATTTGCCACCGCAACAATTAGACGGTTTTTTCCATCTGTTTGCTGTCGTTCCTAGAGAGTTAACAGCTAGTTTTGCAGGAATCACGGTTAATCAACCCGTACCAGAGTGGATTACTCTCATCACCTCCCAATTCCTCCACGGCGGATTGCTACACTTGGGAGGCAATATGTTGTTTCTCTGGATTTTTGGCAACAACGTTGAAGATCGTTTGGGACATGTCAAATATCTAATTTTTTATCTTGCCTGCGGCGTATTGGCAGCGCTGGCACAATGGTTCTTTTCTCAATCTTCCGGTATTCCCTCCTTGGGTGCAAGTGGGGCGATCGCCGGAGTGATGGGTGCGTATATCCTCCGCTACCCCACGGCTGAAGTCTTGACTCTGATTCCACTAGGATTTTTCTTTCCCGCCGTCCGCATCCCTGCTTTTTATTTTCTGGGATTTTGGTTTTTACAACAAGCCGTCTACGGTGTTGCGAGTTTAGAAGCTCGAACTAATATTGGCATGGAAAGCGGCGGTATTGCTTATTGGGCGCAC from Chroococcidiopsis sp. SAG 2025 harbors:
- a CDS encoding adenosine-specific kinase; translated protein: MELKSVSMEIPEGSNIIIGHSHFIKTVEDLYEIIVGISAQAKFGIAFSEASGPCLIRTAGNDKELQDIATKNAQAIAAGHSFVILMKQAYPINFLNAIKQCQEVCNIHCATANPVEVILAETQQGRGFLGVVDGFSPKGVENAEDVQARQKFLRQIGYKL
- a CDS encoding DUF962 domain-containing protein yields the protein MSYFQEAKAYFIASHQNPINIFLHHLTVLLAISAVVLLFYDWRWTLVCLVLTQVFAIGGHALFEKNKPAFVKYRSGIMIPVSISWSFENLFGLRQLWSYFQSRNRKNLEKTPS
- a CDS encoding amidohydrolase family protein, with product MYQGLPVIDADAHKLENPLVMRDYLEPKYRDRVGMVIDSLGDQRARVVDFNPATGKNDLTRMFPQPQGMGKGGFRNLHPTTTLGATFNRLRIEDMDREGVDVHVIFGTFNLTFSSILDKDLAIALCRAYNDYIAEDCRPYSDRLKPIGVIPLQDVDAAVAEMRRCVNELGMIGVAVAPNMPIPHPKAPQAFPDIRSCKPISHPDFRPILQAAVDLDIALGIHGGPGSYMMGGISDYMETFVLTHIFVQRNQQQHALARMVFDGAFEQFPTLRVGFLEGGCGWLPDLAHSFHEHWEKRIRDFDPKNPYRPSMMDVTKLMLQERKGRDRANIINMTKNLFDLLWNAEHDPTKIDDVSLYEHYDLRHRDPMEYFERGQIFTSFESDDPAPAYLPVAMGEIGKHLACFSGDYGHWDGVLENCVKDAAGVTDYDREHLGLLLGGNALDLYGDRLRRSLPSYLTEQTAASVT
- a CDS encoding B12-binding domain-containing radical SAM protein; the encoded protein is MRVLLLYPLFPKSFWSFDKAIELIGRKVAMPPLGLITVAAILPQEWEFRLVDRSVRSETKADWEWADLVIISGMIVQKPDMLHLIREAKRHGKLVAVGGPYVTSVPEAAKAAGADFLVLDEGEITLPMLVEALARGETSGTIRSNGEKPDVTTTPIPRYDLLDLSAYADMSVQFSRGCPFQCEFCDIIVLYGRKPRTKSPQQLLAELQTLYDLGWRRSIFMVDDNFIGNKRNVKLLLKELGPWMAEKGYPFSFSTEASVDLAQDEELLDLMIAANFNAVFLGIETPDTDSLALTQKFQNTRNSLIESVQKINQVGLRVMAGFIMGFDGEKPGAGDRIIDFVEATAIPQALFSMLQALPNTALWHRLQKEGRLLEGRGVANIHQTTLINFIPTRPVEDIAHEYVRCFWELYEPSRYLARVYRHFRLMKPKTLKKKLRMPGLIEIRAILTICWRQGIKRNTRWQFWRQLFSMLRHNPSVFESYIINCAHLEHFVDYRQIVRDQIESQLAELAALEATMQPQKAA
- a CDS encoding rhomboid family intramembrane serine protease, with product MVPIRDNVPTKIVPYVTYGLVAANILAFIYEADLPPQQLDGFFHLFAVVPRELTASFAGITVNQPVPEWITLITSQFLHGGLLHLGGNMLFLWIFGNNVEDRLGHVKYLIFYLACGVLAALAQWFFSQSSGIPSLGASGAIAGVMGAYILRYPTAEVLTLIPLGFFFPAVRIPAFYFLGFWFLQQAVYGVASLEARTNIGMESGGIAYWAHAGGFLFGAVLGFLFGMLKSDPQDQYSQYS